In a single window of the Dreissena polymorpha isolate Duluth1 chromosome 3, UMN_Dpol_1.0, whole genome shotgun sequence genome:
- the LOC127872779 gene encoding uncharacterized protein LOC127872779, whose amino-acid sequence MLSPAEQTSMLEAQHKVVCQFAPKFVCFSYAAMKQRLHLAALHSVSNAHRKHTEKKNREKRYRISYPKYKAGHHVVKPVKEACNYDYVTELMVELLQLKQQFKSTRIAKQASSSILFSPPPLASSAKKILKNEAVQLHRSRFN is encoded by the exons ATGCTGTCACCAGCTGAACAGACCTCGATGCTGGAGGCTCAACACAAGGTGGTCTGCCAATTTGCGCCAAAATTTGTCTGCTTTTCATACGCAGCAATGAAACAGAG ATTGCATCTGGCAGCCCTGCATTCCGTTTCTAATGCGCACAGGAAACATACGGAGAAGAAGAACCGCGAAAAGCGCTACAGGATTTCGTATCCAAAGTACAAGGCGGGACACCATGTCGTGAAACCTGTCAAAGAGGCCTGCAATTATG ATTATGTCACAGAGCTCATGGTTGAATTGCTGCAATTAAAACAACAGTTCAAGAGCACCCGGATTGCTAAGCAGGCATCTTCTTCCATTCTGTTCTCTCCACCACCATTAGCATCATCTGCGAAGAAAATTTTAAAGAATGAAGCAGTGCAGTTGCACCGCTCTAGGTTTAATTAA
- the LOC127872778 gene encoding uncharacterized protein LOC127872778 — MFFELNKMDSFHWITNSKKVKEFRVRFDIFDRHKSGIIKVSELISVLQDMGMKISREMIDQMMASIGKLGEDEIHFDEFMMMAARKEVCEDDYGDLKEAFSEFDNGKGFIAERDLRLVMTTMGEKLSDDEVDEMIEEASVENGMIHIDDFISVLLR, encoded by the exons ATGTtttttgaattaaataaaatggaTAGTTTCCACTGGATTACAAACTCCAAGAAAGTTAAAG AATTCCGTGTACGTTTCGATATCTTCGATCGTCATAAGTCGGGGATCATCAAAGTGAGTGAGCTCATTTCTGTGCTGCAAGACATGGGCATGAAAATATCGCGAGAGATGATAGACCAGATGATGGCAAGCATTGGCAAGCTAG GCGAAGATGAGATCCATTTTGACGAGTTTATGATGATGGCCGCCAGGAAAGAAGTGTGCGAGGATGACTACGGCGATCTTAAGGAAGCGTTCTCG GAATTCGACAACGGCAAGGGGTTTATAGCGGAAAGGGATCTAAGGCTAGTGATGACCACGATGGGTGAGAAACTCTCCGACGACGAGGTTGATGAAATGATTGAAGAGGCGTCAGTAGAGAACGGGATGATACATATTGATG ATTTCATCTCTGTATTACTACGATAG